TTCTTTTTGATTTTCCGTATAATATTTACGAATGATTTCTAATTTTAAATTGCGAATGCGGATGGGATGATTCGTTAAAAACCGTATTTCACGTTTGCGGGATTTTCTATTAATACCTAGTTTGTATAATGAGATATAAAGAGGGTCAATGGCAAAAGCCGAAATGGCACTATAAGGTGAATATCCAAAACCTGTATCGTTAAGTGGTAATAATTGAATGATGCTAAAACCCACATCCTTTGCCCAATCACAAAGTGGGTATAAACTATAAATGTCCCCGCATTCAAAAGAATGTTCAGAAACAATAGAGGGCAGAGATATAAGTACCCCTGCCCTTCTTTTTTTTACATTTTCGAAAAAATCCAAGTCTTTAAGCGACTGTAATTTCTTTCGATAAGTATACGTCTTGGATAGCGTTGAGCAATGCAACCCCTTCCTTCATTGGTTTTTGGAACGCTTTTCTTCCAGAGATAAGTCCCATTCCACCAGCACGTTTGTTAATGACCGCAGTCTTGAGTGCGTCTTGTAAATCATTTTCACCAGATGCACCACCAGAGTTAATGAGCCCTGCTCTTCCCATGTAACAGTTTGCAACTTGGTAACGAGTTAAGTCAATTGGGTGGTCAGAGGTAAGATCCGTGTAGATTCGTTTATCTGTTTTACCATAAGAAGATTCTTGGTTTAACACATTGTATCCACCGTTATTCTCAGGTAACTTTTGTTTAATGATATCCGCTTGGATGGTAACACCTAAATGGTTTGCTTGTCCTGTTAAGTCAGCAGAAACATGATAGTCTTTATCTTTTTTGAAAGCATTGTTTCTAACATAACACCAAAGAATGGTTGCCATTCCAAGTTCATGTGCCATTTGGAAGATTTTAGAAATCTCAACAATTTCACGACCAGAATCAGCAGAACCAAAATAAATTGTCGCTCCAATTGCAACACAACCTTGGTCGTATGCTTGTTTTACTGTAGCAAATAGGATTTGTTCACTTTTGTTTGGATACGTAAGGAGTTCGTTGTGGTTGATCTTCAAAATGAAAGGAATTTTGTGAGCATACTTTCTT
This genomic stretch from Leptospira meyeri harbors:
- a CDS encoding class I fructose-bisphosphate aldolase, yielding MNFDEISKHLGNDAESLLGFKSPKIAKELIHVPGSDWVDRIFAPTDRSVPVLRSIQTLLGSGRLGGTGYVSILPVDQGIEHSAGASFAKNPIYFDGENIIKLAIEGGCNGVATTLGVLGSVARKYAHKIPFILKINHNELLTYPNKSEQILFATVKQAYDQGCVAIGATIYFGSADSGREIVEISKIFQMAHELGMATILWCYVRNNAFKKDKDYHVSADLTGQANHLGVTIQADIIKQKLPENNGGYNVLNQESSYGKTDKRIYTDLTSDHPIDLTRYQVANCYMGRAGLINSGGASGENDLQDALKTAVINKRAGGMGLISGRKAFQKPMKEGVALLNAIQDVYLSKEITVA